From a single Hemitrygon akajei chromosome 28, sHemAka1.3, whole genome shotgun sequence genomic region:
- the LOC140717743 gene encoding LOW QUALITY PROTEIN: neuronal PAS domain-containing protein 4-like (The sequence of the model RefSeq protein was modified relative to this genomic sequence to represent the inferred CDS: deleted 4 bases in 2 codons), translating into MYRSTKGASKARRDQINAEIRNLKELLPISEADKSRLSYLHIMSLACIYTRKSVFFNPGIDTEECLPLISPQELADFVQTLPGFLMALSSEGKLIYVSENVSDHLGHSLVDLVAQGDSIYDITDSLDHLVLSSHLMQTSSPETERLFRCRFNTSRSVRRQSAGNKMVLIRGRYHQPPAGTYWSSKPVFIAFCSPLDTRPRLFENHLFLAFFQSRHSKDMMFVEVSDSVSYYLGYQNGELVGTSWYNLVHPQDLSHASTHHYRLVSGRSEAKTEMVVRLQSKEGLWVWIYLAGQVECAEAPVLCHNYAISENEAWCLRQQLSEEEMDNQMFAYALPAPPPTLESPSYLSSPDTVFTPLSGTPTSGVSAQSFDFSGICLEFVEGPRRRRAPRGRGRGTTSGPERPPEPGRGGAAARRDPGSAELPELAYSDCVFGGESPTPPCTPRLPGAAFAFGGCDGYGPAAGELFYRTEVCAPLYEKLPPSPDSPGNGGGICAVMGFPKLRPPSPIHVPRTPEGLLTPEASPIKMPAGGCFGYLDGREHAEAMNWLNHSPGRDPPRGGISRPSLPSPDAAAAASSFLDFQDPKPWRGVDFAAVSYAPQEEEEEDEGDDMIENLLKDLEAPAVAGSALGATCSPKASGSGGPSAPEPEAATSPDSRSATDLSPEEQSFLEELASYETVFETYVSRPPCDGFNAELHQLQRRSQGILPARWKWR; encoded by the exons ATGTACAGGTCGACGAAGGGAGCATCGAAAGCGAGAAGAGACCAGATCAACGCGGAGATCAGAAACTTGAAGGAACTCTTACCCATTTCGGAGGCTGACAAGTCGAGACTCTCCTACCTACACATTATGTCCCTGGCGTGCATCTACACCCGGAAGTCGGTCTTCTTCAACCCGG GCATCGACACGGAAGAGTGCCTGCCCCTGATCTCGCCGCAGGAGCTGGCGGACTTCGTGCAGACCCTGCCCGGCTTCCTGATGGCGCTGAGCAGCGAGGGGAAGCTCATCTACGTGTCCGAGAACGTCTCCGACCACCTGGGCCACTCACTG GTGGACCTGGTGGCGCAGGGCGACAGTATTTACGACATCACCGACTCCctggaccatttggtgctgagTTCCCATCTGATGCAGACCTCCTCTCCCGAGACCG AGCGTCTCTTCCGCTGTCGGTTCAACACCTCGCGCTCCGTAAGGCGGCAGAGCGCCGGCAACAAGATGGTGCTGATCCGGGGCCGCTATCACCAGCCCCCGGCCGGGACGTACTGGTCGTCCAAGCCGGTCTTCATCGCCTTCTGCTCGCCGCTGGACACCCGGCCGCGGCTCTTCGAGAACCACCTGTTCCTCGCCTTCTTCCAGAGCCGCCACTCCAAGGATATGATGTTTGTCGAGGTTTCCGACAG TGTCTCTTACTACTTGGGATACCAGAACGGGGAGCTGGTCGGCACGTCGTGGTATAATCTCGTTCACCCCCAGGACCTATCGCACGCCTCCACCCACCACTACCGCTTAG TGAGCGGGCGGAGCGAGGCCAAGACGGAGATGGTGGTGCGCCTCCAGAGCAAAGAGGGCCTGTGGGTGTGGATCTACCTGGCGGGGCAGGTGGAGTGTGCCGAGGCACCCGTGCTGTGCCACAACTACGCCATCAG CGAGAATGAGGCCTGGTGCCTCCGGCAGCAGTTGTCCGAGGAGGAGATGGACAACCAGATGTTCGCCTACGCCCTGCCCGCTCCGCCGCCGACGCTGGAGTCCCCCTCTTACTTGTCCAGCCCAGACACCGTCTTCACCCCGCTGTCCGGCACCCCGACCAGCGGCGTCTCGGCCCAGTCCTTCGACTTCAGCGGAATCTGCCTGGAGTTCGTGGAGGGTCCCCGCCGCCGCCGCGCCCCCCGAGGAAGGGGACGGGGGACGACTTCTGGCCCCGAGAGGCCCCCAGAGCCAGGGCGAGGTGGAGCGGCTGCCCGGCGCGACCCCGGATCGGCCGAACTCCCGGAGCTGGCTTACAGCGACTGCGTCTTCGGGGGCGAGTCGCCCACCCCTCCTTGCACCCCTCGCCTGCCGGGCGCAGCCTTCGCCTTTGGGGGGTGCGACGGGTACGGACCGGCCGCCGGCGAGCTCTTCTACCGCACCGAGGTCTGCGCCCCGCTCTACGAGAAGCTGCCGCCTTCCCCGGACAGCCCCGGCAACGGAGGGGGCATCTGCGCCGTGATGGGGTTCCCCAAACTGCGG CccccctctcccatccacgtacccagGACCCCGGAGGGGCTTCTCACCCCCGAGGCCTCGCCCATCAAGATGCCAGCCGGCGGCTGCTTTGGCTATCTGGACGGCAGGGAACACGCAGAGGCCATGAACTGGCTCAACCACTC ACCCGGGCGAGATCCTCCCCGCGGGGGGATCTCCCGCCCAAGCCTCCCCTCTCCCGacgccgccgccgccgcctccTCCTTCCTGGACTTCCAAGACCCCAAGCCCTGGAGGGGCGTCGACTTCGCCGCGGTGAGCTACGCCCcgcaagaggaggaggaggaagacgaGGGCGACGACATGATCGAGAACTTGCTGAAGGACCTCGAGGCGCCGGCGGTGGCCGGCAGTGCTCTCGGTGCCACCTGCTCGCCGAAGGCCAGCGGCTCCGGCGGCCCCAGCGCTCCGGAGCCGGAGGCCGCGACGAGCCCGGACTCCCGCTCTGCTACGGATCTCTCTCCAGAAGAACAATCCTTCCTTGAAGAATTGGCTTCGTACGAAACAGTATTTGAGACCTATGTCTCAAGACCCCCCTGTGACGGGTTCAACGCTGAGTTGCATCAACTCCAGAGACGTAGCCAGGGGATACTTCCAGCAAG ATGGAAGTGGaggtga